The following coding sequences lie in one Rutidosis leptorrhynchoides isolate AG116_Rl617_1_P2 chromosome 4, CSIRO_AGI_Rlap_v1, whole genome shotgun sequence genomic window:
- the LOC139842476 gene encoding fasciclin-like arabinogalactan protein 8 — protein sequence MNPFTIITFLLITAVTGNNISDILSQVPDYSVYNTYLTQTRLNDQINNQGTVTVLVLNNTAVTKYLANQPLFVIKSALSIHVLLDYFDYSKLLSIGGGSAITTTLYQTTGTAIHDTGFVNITDLPNKRIGFGSKGYDPLALYTKSVKQIPYNISVLEIDSPILPLQMLEGIAAAPLPSPSLSPSPSPSVSMSPSPSPSKLSDLNINITSVLVNAGCFNFARIIYNTGVLSMFEKAELEGFTLFAPKDSAFKVQGLPNIDNLSNNDLISLLKYHAISNYVPKASLINEKNPVDTLASNNLAKFNFTIHVKGDLITIDSGVDISRIESMVFDKAPVSIYRIDNVLLPINMFSETVTGPAPAPVIASRPNASSPEAPKISSPADGGSAPADGGPAPADSPTADLEKSGASNGSSGINDLMLLLAIVMVSIIVG from the coding sequence ATGAATCCCTTCACCATCATCACCTTCCTCCTCATCACCGCCGTCACCGGCAACAACATCTCCGACATCCTCTCACAAGTTCCAGATTACTCCGTCTACAACACTTACCTCACTCAAACTAGACTCAACGACCAAATCAACAACCAAGGAACAGTCACCGTCCTCGTACTCAACAACACCGCCGTCACAAAATACCTCGCAAATCAACCACTCTTCGTAATCAAATCCGCATTAAGCATTCACGTTCTTCTTGATTATTTCGATTACAGTAAATTATTATCAATCGGTGGCGGTAGTGCTATCACAACTACGCTATATCAAACCACCGGAACGGCAATCCATGATACCGGATTCGTTAACATAACGGATCTACCCAATAAACGAATCGGATTCGGGTCAAAAGGATACGATCCCCTCGCTTTATATACAAAGTCGGTGAAACAGATTCCGTATAATATTTCCGTTTTAGAAATTGATTCACCGATTCTCCCCCTGCAGATGTTGGAAGGAATAGCAGCTGCACCGTTACCATCACCGTCACTGTCACCGTCACCGTCACCGTCAGTGTCAATGTCTCCATCGCCGTCACCTTCGAAGTTGTCCGATCTCAATATAAATATCACAAGTGTGTTGGTGAATGCAGGATGCTTTAATTTTGCGCGAATTATTTATAACACCGGAGTTTTATCAATGTTTGAAAAGGCCGAATTGGAAGGATTCACGTTATTCGCACCGAAGGATTCGGCGTTTAAGGTTCAAGGATTACCTAATATTGATAATTTAAGTAATAATGATTTGATTTCGTTACTAAAGTATCATGCGATTTCGAATTACGTTCCGAAAGCTAGCTTGATCAATGAGAAAAATCCGGTTGATACGTTAGCTTCGAACAATTTAGCTAAATTCAATTTCACAATTCATGTTAAAGGTGATCTGATTACGATCGATTCAGGTGTTGATATTTCGCGTATTGAGAGTATGGTGTTTGATAAGGCACCAGTTAGTATTTACAGGATTGATAATGTTCTTCTTCCGATTAACATGTTTAGTGAAACAGTTACAGGTCCTGCACCTGCACCTGTCATTGCATCTAGACCAAATGCTTCATCGCCGGAAGCTCCTAAGATATCGTCTCCGGCTGATGGTGGTTCTGCTCCGGCAGATGGTGGTCCTGCTCCGGCAGATAGTCCTACGGCGGATTTGGAAAAAAGTGGTGCCAGTAACGGTTCTAGTGGTATTAACGATTTAATGCTTTTGCTAGCTATAGTTATGGTATCAATTATTGTTGGTTAA